In Halarcobacter bivalviorum, a genomic segment contains:
- a CDS encoding NADH-quinone oxidoreductase subunit G — translation MSDLISLTINGKVVEAKSDETILNTARANDIFIPALCYLTRCSPTLACRLCLVEADGKQIYACNAKVKEGMNVVTSTANIEKERRAIMEVYDVNHPLQCGVCDQSGECELQNYTLYMKLDSQSYSIKDVPRPTQHWGVMNYDPGLCIVCEKCVTVCKDMIGSNALSTVKRGSEPIDKYYKDEMPKDAYSMWNKLNKSLIGFEEDNCTDCGECISVCPVGALVSNDFQYKSNAWELTRIPAANPHSSDCAYMYYETKHTSIEDSSPKIYRVTNEHHYSTLNGAARFAYDFENKAQGKDEKAFNEAIEAFKKAESIKFNSYITNEEALLLQKIAQKTGAKLVNKDAFRFKRFLENYSLTSGSSLYSSTLKDVHDSNFVISVGAYLKSDLPSARYALNNSVIMNKGAALYFHPVQDPVIEKIGKRGKTTEFIYHKPNVESSILYLILHLFAKDLPLEVQEFIDSKKEQRVKTVVETKKEQVVELIKDEETKEEKEVKKLVTTKEEKQVEFEYIKFLDDIQKDETLLELIELLREKKDKFSLIIGEDLIHNENYETLGKLCGLIDKYTAFDVVILPPQTNSLGVSLICDNLYEKESGFTLGYNEKADFELSALGEADLDIPALNQQEGTFTNIDKKVIPTNAALDYKAYVLNDLANRLLEVDVDYTIEYTKELPEDKGFSAIDFDRLPNYFGNNRSEYRGYDLREFETKTKLELKKDESLALEAEENEIIIYKANPINQFNEFTAIAHEFKENLQSGIFFSKSLFEKLQLEEKQELIVEVGTVQRKLKAYCEKQIEGEIALVSTFEKELDTKVFFENSRYAKATVKKA, via the coding sequence ATGAGTGATTTAATAAGCTTAACAATAAATGGAAAGGTTGTTGAAGCTAAAAGTGATGAAACTATTTTAAATACAGCAAGAGCAAATGATATTTTTATTCCTGCTTTATGTTATTTAACAAGATGTTCGCCTACTTTAGCATGTAGACTCTGTCTTGTAGAAGCAGATGGAAAACAGATTTATGCTTGTAATGCTAAAGTAAAAGAGGGTATGAATGTAGTTACTTCAACTGCAAATATTGAAAAAGAGAGACGAGCTATTATGGAGGTTTATGATGTAAACCATCCATTACAGTGTGGAGTATGTGACCAAAGTGGAGAGTGTGAATTACAAAATTATACTCTTTATATGAAACTAGATTCGCAAAGCTACTCTATTAAAGATGTTCCAAGACCAACTCAACACTGGGGTGTAATGAATTATGACCCAGGACTTTGTATTGTTTGTGAAAAGTGTGTAACTGTATGTAAAGATATGATTGGTTCAAATGCTTTAAGCACTGTAAAAAGAGGTTCTGAACCAATTGATAAATATTATAAAGATGAGATGCCAAAAGATGCATACTCAATGTGGAATAAATTAAATAAATCACTTATTGGTTTTGAAGAAGATAATTGTACTGATTGTGGAGAGTGTATCTCTGTTTGTCCAGTTGGAGCTTTAGTTTCAAATGATTTTCAATATAAATCAAATGCTTGGGAGCTTACAAGAATTCCAGCAGCAAATCCACACTCAAGTGATTGTGCTTATATGTATTATGAGACAAAACATACTTCAATAGAAGATTCAAGTCCTAAGATTTATAGAGTTACAAATGAACATCATTATTCAACTTTAAATGGTGCAGCAAGATTTGCATATGATTTTGAAAATAAAGCACAAGGGAAAGATGAAAAAGCTTTTAATGAAGCAATTGAAGCTTTCAAAAAAGCAGAATCTATAAAATTTAATTCATATATTACAAATGAAGAGGCTTTATTACTTCAAAAGATTGCCCAAAAAACAGGAGCAAAATTAGTAAATAAAGATGCCTTTAGATTTAAAAGATTTTTAGAAAACTATAGTTTAACTTCTGGAAGTTCACTTTACTCTTCAACACTAAAAGATGTACATGATTCAAATTTTGTAATTTCTGTTGGTGCTTATTTAAAATCTGATTTACCTAGTGCAAGATATGCTTTAAATAACTCTGTTATTATGAATAAAGGAGCAGCTCTTTATTTCCATCCAGTACAAGACCCAGTTATTGAAAAAATTGGTAAGCGGGGAAAAACAACAGAGTTTATTTATCATAAGCCAAATGTAGAAAGCTCAATTTTATACCTTATCTTACATCTTTTTGCTAAAGATTTACCTCTTGAAGTTCAAGAATTTATAGATTCTAAAAAAGAACAAAGAGTAAAAACTGTTGTTGAAACAAAAAAAGAGCAAGTGGTTGAGCTTATAAAAGATGAAGAGACAAAAGAAGAGAAAGAAGTTAAAAAATTAGTTACAACAAAAGAGGAAAAACAAGTTGAATTTGAATATATAAAATTTTTAGATGATATTCAAAAAGATGAGACTCTATTGGAATTAATTGAGCTTCTAAGAGAGAAAAAAGATAAATTCTCATTAATTATAGGAGAGGATTTAATTCATAATGAAAATTATGAAACTCTAGGAAAACTTTGTGGATTAATTGATAAATATACTGCTTTTGATGTGGTAATTCTTCCTCCTCAAACAAATAGTTTAGGGGTAAGTTTAATTTGTGATAATCTATATGAAAAAGAGAGTGGTTTTACTCTTGGGTACAATGAGAAAGCAGATTTTGAGTTAAGTGCCTTAGGTGAAGCAGATTTAGATATTCCAGCTTTAAATCAGCAAGAAGGGACTTTTACTAATATTGATAAAAAAGTAATTCCTACAAATGCAGCTCTTGATTATAAAGCTTATGTTTTAAATGACCTTGCAAATAGACTTTTAGAAGTTGATGTGGATTATACGATTGAATATACAAAAGAGTTACCTGAAGATAAAGGTTTTAGTGCTATAGACTTTGATAGATTACCTAACTACTTTGGAAATAATAGATCTGAATATAGAGGTTATGATTTAAGAGAATTTGAAACTAAAACCAAACTAGAACTTAAAAAAGATGAAAGTTTAGCTTTAGAAGCAGAGGAAAACGAGATTATTATTTATAAGGCTAATCCAATAAATCAATTTAATGAGTTTACAGCAATAGCTCATGAGTTTAAAGAGAATCTTCAATCAGGAATATTCTTCTCTAAATCTTTATTTGAAAAACTACAATTAGAAGAGAAGCAAGAGCTTATAGTAGAAGTTGGTACGGTACAAAGAAAATTAAAAGCTTACTGTGAAAAACAGATTGAGGGAGAGATTGCTTTAGTCTCTACTTTTGAAAAAGAGTTAGATACAAAAGTTTTCTTTGAAAATTCAAGATATGCAAAAGCTACTGTGAAAAAGGCATAA
- a CDS encoding NADH-ubiquinone oxidoreductase subunit E family protein, with amino-acid sequence MKRFDLRLLKDNFYERMLELMDKDISKGENAIFLFEIGDFSSVQKSADLIKEHGYTLMNSIKFNEVDWTIVVKKETPAVEIKQEDKEEE; translated from the coding sequence ATGAAAAGATTTGACTTAAGATTACTAAAAGATAATTTTTATGAGCGAATGTTAGAGCTTATGGATAAGGATATTTCAAAAGGTGAAAATGCAATTTTCCTTTTTGAAATAGGGGATTTTTCATCTGTTCAAAAAAGTGCAGATTTAATAAAAGAGCATGGATATACACTTATGAATTCAATTAAATTCAATGAGGTTGATTGGACAATTGTTGTAAAAAAAGAGACTCCAGCAGTAGAGATTAAACAAGAAGATAAAGAGGAAGAATGA
- a CDS encoding NADH-quinone oxidoreductase subunit M — translation MEYILTILIFFPAFAALIGFIVKENSIKAYGIIVTSMQFVLSLLLWINFDVNEAQMQFTHIIPIISAYGINYHVGVDGISLFLVIMTTFMTMISIIGLSEKRDLKNLIITILFLEMTMVGVFLALDAIIFYVFWELSLVPMLYIIGAWGGSLRIYASVKFFLYTFLGSLIMLVGMLYLGYVYYITTGTYSFSLQDWNMMILPFDMQFWLFIAFFCGFAVKVPMFPFHTWLPYAHGQAPTIGSVILAAVLLKMGTYGFVRFSLPLFPDASVYFTIPMAILALIAIIYTAMVAYAQEDMKQVIAYSSVSHMGVIILGIFALNVEGIGGAIFLMISHGIVSGALFMLVGVVYDRTHTKMIKDYGGIASIMPKYATIFAIMLMASIGLPLTIGFVGEFLSLLGFFKVSASLTFIAGLTIIFGAIYMLTMYKKVFFGPIKNEKNKELKDLNKRELSALIPLVALVLILGVYPKPILGPVEKSANHLVEIMKIKALEDNTRVEILNRNSIEGAK, via the coding sequence ATGGAATATATTTTAACAATATTAATATTTTTCCCAGCATTTGCAGCATTAATAGGGTTTATTGTAAAAGAGAACTCAATTAAAGCTTATGGGATTATTGTAACTTCTATGCAGTTTGTTCTCTCTTTACTATTATGGATAAATTTTGATGTAAATGAAGCTCAAATGCAGTTTACTCATATAATTCCTATAATTAGTGCATATGGGATAAACTATCATGTTGGAGTTGATGGAATTTCACTATTTTTAGTGATCATGACAACTTTTATGACAATGATTTCTATTATAGGTCTTAGTGAAAAAAGAGATTTAAAAAATCTAATTATTACTATACTATTTTTAGAAATGACTATGGTTGGAGTTTTCCTTGCACTTGATGCAATTATTTTCTATGTTTTCTGGGAATTATCATTAGTACCTATGCTTTATATTATTGGAGCATGGGGAGGAAGTTTAAGAATCTATGCTTCTGTTAAATTCTTTTTATATACTTTCTTAGGTTCTTTAATTATGCTTGTGGGAATGCTTTATTTAGGGTATGTATATTATATAACAACAGGAACTTATAGTTTTAGTTTACAAGATTGGAATATGATGATTCTTCCTTTTGATATGCAGTTTTGGTTATTTATTGCATTCTTTTGTGGTTTTGCTGTTAAAGTTCCAATGTTTCCCTTTCATACTTGGCTTCCATATGCCCATGGACAAGCACCAACAATTGGTTCTGTAATACTTGCAGCAGTTCTACTTAAAATGGGAACTTATGGTTTTGTGAGATTCTCTTTACCACTATTTCCTGATGCAAGTGTTTATTTTACAATTCCTATGGCTATTTTAGCTCTTATTGCGATTATTTATACAGCAATGGTCGCTTATGCTCAAGAGGATATGAAACAAGTTATTGCATACTCTTCTGTATCTCATATGGGTGTGATTATTTTAGGTATTTTTGCACTAAATGTTGAAGGAATTGGTGGAGCAATTTTTCTTATGATTTCACATGGTATTGTATCTGGGGCTCTGTTTATGTTAGTTGGAGTGGTTTATGATAGAACACATACTAAGATGATAAAAGATTATGGAGGAATAGCTTCTATAATGCCAAAATATGCAACAATTTTTGCCATTATGCTTATGGCTTCAATTGGTTTACCTCTAACAATAGGTTTTGTAGGAGAGTTTTTATCACTCCTTGGTTTCTTTAAAGTAAGTGCTTCTTTAACTTTTATTGCAGGTCTTACTATTATTTTTGGGGCAATTTATATGTTAACAATGTATAAAAAAGTTTTCTTTGGTCCTATTAAAAATGAGAAAAACAAAGAGTTAAAAGATTTAAACAAAAGAGAGTTAAGTGCTCTTATTCCACTTGTTGCTTTAGTTCTAATCTTAGGTGTTTATCCAAAACCTATTTTAGGTCCAGTTGAGAAATCAGCAAATCATCTAGTTGAGATTATGAAAATTAAAGCTTTAGAAGATAATACAAGAGTTGAAATATTAAATAGAAACTCAATTGAAGGAGCTAAATAA
- the nuoH gene encoding NADH-quinone oxidoreductase subunit NuoH, which translates to METAIIIETIIKAVIILSVFAALAGFTTYIERKVLAFMQRRLGPMNVGPHGLLQLAADGIKLFTKEDFIPANAAKPVFMIAPIITASTAFIAMSAVPFFPEFELFGYTIRPIIADINVGVLFVMGVASVGLYGPLLAGMSSANKWALLGGARTAIQLLSYEVVSGLALLAPLMLVGSLSLIDINNYQAGGISNWIIWYQPLAFILFVMAGFAETNRTPFDLLEHEAEIVAGYATEYSGLRWGMFFIGEYANLFTICFLISLIFLGGFNDLWFISGGLAIVLKVMFLIFFFLWTRASWPHIRPDQLMWLCWKVLMPLAVINILITGFVMMF; encoded by the coding sequence ATGGAAACTGCAATTATTATAGAAACTATTATAAAAGCTGTAATTATTCTTTCTGTATTTGCTGCACTTGCAGGATTTACAACATATATTGAAAGAAAAGTTTTAGCCTTTATGCAAAGAAGGCTTGGACCTATGAATGTAGGACCACATGGACTTTTACAACTTGCAGCAGATGGAATAAAACTTTTCACAAAAGAGGATTTTATTCCTGCAAATGCTGCTAAACCTGTATTTATGATAGCTCCAATTATTACTGCTTCAACAGCTTTTATTGCTATGAGTGCAGTTCCTTTTTTCCCAGAGTTTGAGCTTTTTGGTTATACCATAAGACCAATTATTGCAGATATAAATGTTGGGGTTTTATTTGTAATGGGAGTAGCTTCAGTAGGACTTTATGGACCACTATTAGCTGGAATGAGTTCGGCAAATAAGTGGGCTCTTTTAGGAGGGGCAAGAACAGCAATCCAACTTCTTTCTTATGAGGTAGTTTCAGGGCTTGCTTTATTAGCTCCTTTAATGTTAGTTGGTTCTTTATCATTAATTGATATAAATAATTATCAAGCAGGTGGTATTTCAAATTGGATTATTTGGTATCAACCTTTAGCTTTTATTCTATTTGTAATGGCAGGTTTTGCTGAAACAAATAGAACACCTTTTGATTTACTTGAGCATGAAGCTGAAATTGTTGCGGGATATGCAACAGAGTATTCAGGACTTAGATGGGGAATGTTTTTTATAGGTGAATATGCAAATCTATTTACAATATGTTTTTTAATTTCACTTATTTTCCTTGGGGGATTTAATGATTTATGGTTTATTTCAGGTGGTTTAGCAATTGTTTTAAAAGTTATGTTTTTAATCTTCTTTTTCCTTTGGACAAGAGCTTCATGGCCTCATATTAGACCAGATCAACTTATGTGGTTATGCTGGAAAGTATTAATGCCATTAGCAGTGATTAATATTTTAATCACTGGTTTTGTGATGATGTTTTAG
- the nuoI gene encoding NADH-quinone oxidoreductase subunit NuoI, producing the protein MSLEKLKNRDVSVDDYINIFEDEYPKTSWEQFKQVLRRSVKGELFKGLGIVLNIMRQALFKGEMQTVQYPAEKLPISPRYRAVHKLLALLESGENRCIGCGLCEKICIADCIRMDTRIDENSRKEVLEYTINMGRCIFCGYCAEVCPELAIVHGGRYENASEQRAHFALKEDLLTPLDKLKEQKEYSGFGAISPDADEKIKKTPLSY; encoded by the coding sequence ATGAGTTTAGAAAAACTAAAAAATAGAGATGTTAGTGTAGATGATTATATAAATATATTTGAAGATGAATATCCAAAAACTTCATGGGAGCAATTTAAACAAGTATTAAGAAGGTCAGTAAAAGGTGAGCTTTTTAAAGGTTTAGGAATTGTTCTAAATATTATGAGACAAGCACTATTTAAAGGTGAGATGCAAACAGTACAATATCCCGCTGAAAAGCTTCCAATCTCTCCTAGATATAGAGCAGTACATAAATTACTTGCACTTTTAGAATCTGGAGAAAACAGATGTATTGGATGTGGTCTTTGTGAAAAGATTTGCATAGCTGATTGTATTAGAATGGATACTAGAATAGATGAAAATTCTAGAAAAGAGGTATTAGAATATACAATTAATATGGGAAGATGTATCTTTTGTGGTTATTGTGCTGAGGTTTGTCCAGAACTTGCAATTGTTCATGGTGGAAGATATGAAAATGCAAGTGAACAAAGAGCACACTTTGCTCTAAAAGAGGATTTATTAACTCCTCTTGATAAATTAAAAGAGCAAAAAGAGTATTCAGGTTTTGGTGCAATCTCCCCTGATGCAGATGAAAAAATTAAAAAAACACCACTATCATATTAA
- the nuoK gene encoding NADH-quinone oxidoreductase subunit NuoK, with protein sequence MSLNAYLILSAILFFIGMIGVLRRKNLLMLFFSTEIMLNAVNVGLAAVSKFHEDLTGQMFAFFIIAIAASEVAIGLGLLILWYKKNGSINLDNLQNMKG encoded by the coding sequence ATGAGTTTAAATGCCTATTTAATTTTATCAGCTATTCTTTTCTTTATAGGAATGATAGGTGTTTTAAGAAGAAAAAATCTTCTTATGCTTTTTTTCTCTACAGAGATTATGTTAAATGCAGTAAATGTTGGACTTGCAGCAGTATCAAAATTTCATGAAGATTTAACTGGTCAAATGTTTGCCTTTTTTATTATTGCAATTGCTGCAAGTGAAGTTGCTATAGGATTAGGATTACTTATTCTTTGGTATAAGAAAAATGGGTCAATCAATCTTGATAACCTACAAAATATGAAAGGCTAA
- the nuoD gene encoding NADH dehydrogenase (quinone) subunit D: protein MRQTANRLKPFFENINFEREDNTMMVNFGPQHPSAHGQMRLMLELKGEEVVKATPGIGYLHRGMEKMGENMIYNEFLPTTDRMDYIASTSNNYGFALAVEKLLGIEAPRRAEIIRTMLLELNRIMSHLFWLATHALDVGAMSVFLYAFREREYAMDLIEDYCGARLTHSAVRIGGVPLDLPDTWCEDLERFITNFEKEIDRYEGLLTENRIWRMRLENVGVIDEKLAKSWGCTGIVLRAAGVKWDLRKEMPYGLYPELDFNVPIASTGDAYGRYKCYIQEMRETAKILRQLIPMYKGSESSLMAHAPEYISAPKEQIMTQNYSLMQHFVLVTQGMRPPKGEIYVATESPKGELGYMIVSDGTPYAYKMKLRAPSFWHTGVLEEMLPGHQLADVVTIIGNLNIVFGEIDR from the coding sequence ATGCGACAAACAGCAAATAGATTAAAACCTTTCTTTGAAAATATTAATTTTGAGCGTGAAGATAATACCATGATGGTAAACTTTGGGCCTCAACACCCCTCAGCTCATGGTCAAATGAGACTTATGCTTGAACTTAAAGGGGAAGAAGTAGTAAAAGCAACACCTGGAATTGGATACTTACACAGAGGTATGGAAAAAATGGGTGAGAATATGATTTATAATGAGTTCTTACCTACTACAGATCGTATGGATTATATTGCTTCAACTTCAAATAACTATGGTTTTGCCTTAGCAGTTGAGAAACTACTTGGAATTGAAGCTCCAAGAAGAGCAGAGATAATAAGAACAATGCTTTTAGAGCTAAATAGAATTATGTCTCATCTTTTTTGGTTAGCAACTCATGCACTTGATGTAGGAGCGATGTCTGTATTTTTATATGCCTTTAGAGAAAGAGAATATGCAATGGACTTAATAGAAGACTATTGTGGTGCAAGACTTACTCATAGTGCAGTTAGAATTGGAGGAGTTCCTTTAGATTTACCAGATACTTGGTGTGAAGACTTAGAAAGATTTATTACTAACTTTGAAAAAGAAATTGATAGATACGAAGGCTTACTTACTGAAAATAGAATCTGGAGAATGAGACTTGAAAATGTAGGTGTTATAGATGAGAAACTTGCAAAGTCTTGGGGTTGTACTGGAATAGTTTTACGAGCAGCTGGTGTTAAATGGGATTTAAGAAAAGAGATGCCTTATGGTCTTTATCCTGAACTTGATTTTAATGTACCAATTGCAAGCACAGGGGATGCTTATGGAAGATATAAGTGTTATATTCAAGAAATGAGAGAAACAGCAAAAATCTTAAGACAATTAATTCCTATGTATAAAGGAAGTGAATCTTCTTTAATGGCTCATGCTCCTGAATATATCTCTGCACCAAAAGAGCAAATTATGACTCAAAACTACTCTTTAATGCAGCACTTTGTTCTTGTAACACAAGGAATGAGACCACCAAAAGGTGAAATCTATGTGGCAACAGAGTCTCCAAAAGGTGAGCTTGGGTATATGATTGTAAGTGATGGAACACCTTATGCTTATAAAATGAAATTAAGAGCACCATCTTTTTGGCACACAGGAGTTTTAGAAGAGATGTTACCAGGACATCAATTAGCTGATGTTGTAACTATTATTGGTAATTTAAATATTGTATTTGGTGAGATTGATAGATGA
- a CDS encoding NADH-quinone oxidoreductase subunit J, giving the protein MFEIVAFYLFAFLTVTMFSITVFTNNSLYALSSLAAGMIFISAFFFLLGAEFLGAVQIVVYTGAVMALYAFGMMFFDSLSTVKENIKNPRLVFLLTGIASLIVVLIFTAPIIATNIEAHYPINSEWGNSQQVGLVLFTKYLVPFEVAAVMLLVAMIGGIILAGKKMDVSYSELSEEQIDKLEEEKER; this is encoded by the coding sequence ATGTTTGAGATTGTAGCTTTTTATCTTTTCGCATTTTTAACTGTAACTATGTTTTCAATTACAGTTTTTACAAATAACTCCTTATATGCATTAAGTTCGCTTGCAGCAGGGATGATATTTATTTCAGCTTTCTTTTTTCTTTTAGGAGCTGAGTTTTTAGGAGCAGTACAAATAGTGGTTTATACAGGGGCAGTAATGGCTTTATATGCCTTTGGTATGATGTTTTTTGACTCTTTATCAACAGTTAAAGAGAATATAAAAAATCCAAGACTAGTATTTTTATTAACAGGTATTGCCTCTTTAATTGTAGTTTTAATTTTTACAGCTCCAATTATTGCAACAAATATTGAAGCACACTATCCTATAAATAGTGAGTGGGGAAATTCACAACAAGTAGGACTTGTACTTTTTACAAAATACTTAGTTCCTTTTGAAGTAGCAGCAGTAATGCTTTTAGTTGCTATGATAGGGGGAATTATTTTAGCTGGTAAAAAAATGGATGTTTCATATTCAGAATTAAGTGAAGAACAAATAGACAAATTAGAAGAGGAGAAAGAGAGATGA
- the nuoL gene encoding NADH-quinone oxidoreductase subunit L, producing MEKYLYIALFAPLVGSLLAALFATKEKFTFVGVITSFLVAISMFASLKLLYFVYSTEVVVSTKLFSWIEIGNLSIPFGFVVDQVSVVMMVVVTIVSTMVHIHSIGYMEADKSFNRFFSYLSAFVFSMMVLVMSDNFAGLFIGWEGVGLCSWLLIGFWYHKKDQELTSEIKKSPFSTLSPFSSISPSFAANEAFITNRVADLAMLIGMFLIYWNLGSLQYDIVFANIMTLDNSLIIAIAVFLFIGAMGKSAQFPFNQWLANAMEGPTPVSALIHAATMVTAGVYLVIRANEIFVAVPSVGNFIASLGAFVAIGAALMALVATNIKKIIAFSTLSQLGYMFVAAGLGAYWVALFHLATHAFFKSVLFLGAGNVMHALNDEINIKNMGGLYKHMKATAIIMIIASVALAGIFPLSGFFSKDLILEVAFGNGSFIIWAVLFVTAGLTAFYSFRLIMYVFFGKENFKEFNYHPHEAKSFVIAAMSILAILAIVSGWFKPLFIEFTTKVLPELNIHLEYSTIYLLIVLTSLIALFGIFFAIIRFRKKETYFSQAFENRFCYKLLANQFYIPHFIESVINKSYLLLSTIAFRIFDMKIIDFIVDTIGRVIYKSGDKARVTQNGNLSSSLRLMVFGIVSLLVLGIVLAVASQGVY from the coding sequence ATGGAAAAATATCTATATATTGCTCTTTTCGCACCATTAGTAGGTTCTTTATTAGCGGCTTTATTTGCTACAAAAGAGAAGTTTACTTTTGTAGGAGTAATAACTTCTTTTTTAGTTGCTATTTCTATGTTTGCTTCTTTAAAACTTTTATATTTTGTTTACTCTACAGAAGTTGTAGTTTCAACAAAACTTTTTTCTTGGATAGAAATAGGTAATTTAAGTATTCCTTTTGGTTTTGTAGTTGACCAAGTAAGTGTAGTGATGATGGTAGTTGTAACAATTGTTTCAACAATGGTACATATTCACTCAATTGGATATATGGAAGCTGATAAAAGTTTTAATAGATTTTTCTCATATCTTTCTGCCTTTGTATTTTCAATGATGGTTTTAGTTATGTCTGATAACTTTGCAGGACTATTTATTGGCTGGGAAGGGGTAGGACTTTGTTCTTGGCTTCTAATTGGTTTTTGGTATCATAAAAAAGACCAAGAACTAACAAGTGAGATTAAAAAATCGCCATTTTCAACACTTTCGCCATTTTCATCTATCTCTCCTAGCTTTGCTGCAAATGAGGCTTTTATTACAAATAGAGTTGCAGATTTGGCTATGTTAATTGGAATGTTCTTAATCTATTGGAATCTGGGAAGTCTACAGTATGATATTGTTTTTGCAAATATTATGACTTTAGATAATAGTTTAATTATAGCAATTGCAGTTTTTCTATTTATAGGAGCTATGGGGAAATCAGCACAATTTCCATTTAATCAATGGCTTGCAAATGCTATGGAAGGACCAACTCCTGTTTCTGCCTTAATTCACGCAGCAACAATGGTAACAGCAGGGGTTTATTTAGTAATAAGAGCAAATGAGATTTTTGTAGCAGTTCCAAGTGTAGGAAACTTTATTGCCTCTCTTGGAGCTTTTGTAGCAATAGGTGCAGCACTTATGGCTTTAGTTGCTACAAATATTAAGAAAATCATTGCTTTTTCTACTTTAAGTCAGTTAGGTTATATGTTTGTAGCTGCTGGACTTGGAGCTTATTGGGTAGCACTGTTTCATCTTGCAACTCATGCTTTTTTTAAATCAGTTCTATTTTTAGGAGCAGGAAACGTTATGCATGCTCTTAATGATGAGATAAATATTAAAAATATGGGTGGTCTATATAAACATATGAAAGCGACGGCGATTATTATGATAATAGCTTCAGTTGCTCTTGCTGGTATCTTTCCTCTATCTGGATTTTTCTCAAAAGATTTAATTTTAGAAGTTGCTTTTGGAAATGGAAGTTTTATAATTTGGGCAGTACTATTTGTAACAGCAGGACTTACAGCTTTTTATTCATTTAGGCTTATTATGTATGTGTTTTTTGGAAAAGAAAACTTTAAAGAGTTTAATTATCATCCCCATGAAGCAAAGAGTTTTGTAATAGCTGCAATGTCTATTTTAGCAATTTTAGCAATTGTTTCTGGATGGTTCAAGCCTCTATTTATAGAGTTTACTACAAAAGTTTTACCTGAGTTAAATATTCATTTAGAGTATTCAACAATATATCTTTTAATAGTACTTACAAGTTTAATTGCACTTTTTGGTATCTTTTTTGCAATTATTAGATTTAGAAAAAAAGAGACTTATTTTTCACAAGCTTTTGAAAATAGATTTTGCTACAAATTATTAGCAAATCAGTTTTATATTCCTCATTTTATTGAGAGTGTTATAAACAAATCATATCTACTTCTTTCAACTATTGCCTTTAGAATTTTTGATATGAAAATCATTGATTTTATAGTTGATACAATAGGAAGAGTAATTTATAAGAGTGGTGATAAAGCAAGAGTTACTCAAAATGGAAACTTATCAAGCTCATTGAGGCTAATGGTTTTTGGAATAGTTTCTCTTTTAGTATTAGGTATTGTCTTAGCAGTGGCAAGCCAAGGGGTTTATTAA